A genomic segment from Nodularia sphaerocarpa UHCC 0038 encodes:
- a CDS encoding PP2C family protein-serine/threonine phosphatase: MSQLPSQPTDSNSSAATDVTPVVALKELVARLHREQNKIQDLLSSLGFALRSFNNLNQFLELIPLMATRVTDAEGSALFLHKPNGQIRLEQLHWQDSRQRKNIRKALETASSQITLLSNTSPLATATGLLDDQMHRYLGPDVQIFGTAILVKHTERGWLYVLSRDPQYSWTETRQKLVRLVADQTAVAIENDELAVELRKKERLDQELEIGAEIQRRLLPRQCPFIPGATLAARCKPANRVGGDYYDFIATNSNQVQLNGKTAPESGRWGLVIGDVMGKGVPAGLIMTMMRGMLRGEVLHGNSPCIILQNLNRVMYADLENSHRFVTLFYSEYNPFNRVLSYSNAAHNPPLWWHASTKTITRLDTLGMLIGLDANSQYEDAQAQLEPGDTVIYYTDGLTDAAAASGDRFDEENFVAAFHAACRYYTHPQEIVDYLFDQVLQFIGAENQHTDDMTLVVLKIQ, encoded by the coding sequence GTGTCTCAACTGCCCTCTCAACCCACTGATAGTAATAGTAGTGCTGCGACGGATGTCACCCCAGTCGTGGCACTCAAAGAACTCGTGGCCCGGCTACACCGAGAACAGAATAAAATCCAAGATTTACTCAGTTCTTTAGGATTTGCCCTGAGAAGCTTCAATAATTTGAACCAGTTTTTGGAGCTGATTCCGCTCATGGCCACCAGAGTTACAGATGCAGAAGGTAGTGCTTTGTTTCTGCATAAACCTAACGGTCAAATTAGGTTAGAGCAGCTACACTGGCAGGATAGCCGTCAGCGTAAGAACATCCGCAAAGCCCTAGAAACGGCTAGTAGTCAAATTACACTTTTGTCCAATACATCTCCTTTAGCAACGGCTACGGGGCTTTTGGATGACCAAATGCATCGCTACTTGGGGCCAGATGTACAAATCTTTGGCACTGCAATTCTGGTCAAGCATACAGAACGGGGTTGGCTTTATGTCCTCAGCCGAGATCCTCAATATAGCTGGACGGAAACCAGGCAAAAGTTAGTCAGACTGGTAGCAGACCAAACGGCTGTAGCCATTGAAAACGACGAATTAGCCGTAGAACTGCGGAAAAAAGAACGCTTAGATCAAGAACTAGAAATTGGCGCAGAAATTCAACGCCGGCTTTTACCTCGTCAATGTCCGTTTATTCCGGGTGCAACTCTGGCTGCACGTTGTAAACCTGCTAATCGTGTCGGTGGAGATTATTATGATTTTATCGCCACTAATAGCAATCAGGTGCAGCTAAATGGCAAAACTGCCCCCGAAAGCGGGCGCTGGGGTTTGGTAATTGGCGATGTTATGGGTAAAGGTGTCCCCGCCGGACTCATTATGACGATGATGCGGGGAATGCTGCGCGGAGAGGTATTGCATGGTAATTCTCCATGTATAATTTTGCAAAATTTGAATCGCGTTATGTATGCGGATTTAGAAAATTCCCACCGCTTTGTGACGCTGTTTTACTCTGAATATAATCCCTTTAATCGAGTTTTATCTTATAGTAATGCGGCACACAATCCTCCTTTGTGGTGGCACGCATCAACCAAAACTATTACCCGCTTGGATACTTTGGGAATGCTGATTGGTTTAGATGCTAATAGCCAATACGAAGATGCCCAGGCACAGTTAGAACCTGGGGATACAGTAATCTATTATACAGATGGTTTGACTGATGCGGCGGCTGCAAGTGGCGATCGCTTCGACGAAGAAAATTTTGTTGCTGCCTTTCACGCGGCTTGCAGGTATTACACTCACCCACAGGAGATTGTCGATTATCTCTTTGACCAAGTGTTACAATTTATCGGGGCTGAAAATCAACACACTGATGATATGACATTAGTTGTCCTCAAAATTCAATAG
- a CDS encoding HAD-IIB family hydrolase has translation MSNSPGLYILLVSVHGLIRGKNLELGRDADTGGQIKYAVELAQALAENPQVERVDLVTRLVNDPKVSSDYAQPIEILSDKAQIIRVNCGPRRYLRKEVLWPHLDNFADELLKHLRQVGKLPHVIHSHYADAGYVGCRVAGWLGVPLVHTGHSLGRVKQQRLLEHGTKRETIESTYHISTRIEAEETTLASAALVIASTHQEVTQQYGIYDHYQPNRMVVIPPGVTLKEFYPVSENWQEPAIYQDLKRFLNNPEKPMIMALSRPAIRKNVASLVKAYGEDPELRHLANLVLILGNRDDITTMESGPRQVLTEIFQLIDRYDLYGYVAYPKHHRSDEVADLYRLLGKNRGVFINPALTEPFGLTLIEATACGVPIIATSDGGPRDILEACENGMLIDPLDIKQIQDGLRKALTDREQWETWSKNGLERVRDNFSWSSHVERYLEQVQQLSQRRVQSLLSPLPKALATDLPDWNIPDQNRLPTADRFLVCEIDNTLLGDQEALYKLIERLRNEGHSTGVGIATGRNLNSSLEMLEEWHFPRPDLLIVSAGSEIYYGPQVVPDANWQRHISYHWNAEAVRQAMEELPGVELQPPEAQGKFKLSYFIDETKSLSFKEIMRHLRRRRLHVKGIYSHNMYLDLLPIRASKGDAIRYCALKWGLPIKRFLVAGASGNDESMLSGNTLGVIVGNYSAELEKLRGYPQIYFAEGNYAWGILEALDSYDFFGTLSKTEPEMMAV, from the coding sequence ATGTCAAATAGCCCAGGTCTGTATATTCTACTAGTCAGCGTTCACGGCTTAATTCGTGGTAAAAATTTAGAATTAGGACGAGATGCTGACACCGGTGGACAAATTAAATATGCTGTAGAACTAGCTCAAGCCTTAGCAGAAAACCCACAAGTAGAACGCGTAGACCTGGTAACACGTTTAGTCAATGATCCCAAAGTAAGCTCCGATTATGCTCAACCCATAGAAATTCTGAGTGACAAAGCCCAAATTATTCGTGTTAACTGCGGGCCACGTCGCTATCTCCGCAAAGAAGTTCTCTGGCCGCATTTAGATAATTTTGCCGATGAATTACTCAAGCACCTGCGCCAAGTAGGAAAATTACCCCACGTCATTCATAGCCATTACGCCGATGCTGGATATGTGGGTTGTCGGGTTGCTGGTTGGTTGGGTGTACCACTTGTGCATACTGGTCACTCCCTGGGACGTGTAAAACAACAACGGCTTTTAGAGCATGGTACGAAAAGAGAAACCATTGAAAGCACCTATCACATTAGTACCAGAATTGAAGCCGAGGAAACAACCCTAGCCAGTGCAGCCTTAGTCATCGCCAGTACCCATCAAGAAGTAACCCAGCAGTACGGTATTTACGACCACTATCAACCAAATAGAATGGTTGTGATTCCGCCAGGGGTAACACTCAAAGAGTTTTACCCAGTTTCCGAAAATTGGCAGGAACCAGCAATTTATCAAGATTTGAAAAGATTTCTCAATAATCCCGAAAAGCCCATGATTATGGCGCTTTCTCGTCCAGCTATTCGCAAAAATGTTGCCTCTCTGGTTAAAGCTTATGGCGAAGATCCAGAATTGCGTCATTTAGCAAATTTAGTCTTGATATTAGGAAATAGAGATGACATCACCACGATGGAATCAGGGCCTCGCCAAGTCCTGACAGAAATTTTCCAGTTAATTGACCGCTACGACCTTTATGGATACGTCGCCTATCCCAAACACCACCGTTCCGATGAGGTAGCTGACCTGTATAGACTGTTGGGGAAAAACCGAGGCGTTTTTATCAATCCGGCATTAACCGAGCCATTTGGCCTCACCTTAATTGAAGCTACAGCTTGCGGTGTGCCAATTATCGCGACTTCAGATGGTGGTCCGCGAGATATTCTGGAGGCGTGCGAAAATGGTATGTTAATTGACCCTCTAGATATTAAACAGATTCAGGATGGTCTGCGAAAAGCGCTCACAGATCGGGAACAATGGGAAACTTGGTCTAAAAATGGCTTAGAGCGAGTTCGAGATAATTTCTCTTGGTCTAGTCACGTAGAGCGTTATCTCGAACAGGTGCAGCAGTTATCCCAACGACGAGTTCAATCTCTGCTGAGTCCTCTACCAAAAGCTTTAGCCACTGACCTACCTGATTGGAACATTCCAGATCAAAACCGCTTACCAACCGCAGATCGTTTTCTGGTTTGCGAAATCGATAACACTTTGTTAGGCGACCAAGAAGCTTTATATAAACTGATTGAGCGACTGCGTAACGAAGGTCACTCAACTGGAGTGGGAATTGCTACCGGGCGCAACCTCAACAGTTCCTTAGAAATGTTAGAAGAATGGCATTTTCCCAGACCAGACTTGCTGATTGTCTCCGCAGGTAGCGAAATTTATTATGGGCCGCAGGTAGTCCCGGATGCGAACTGGCAAAGACACATTAGCTACCATTGGAACGCTGAGGCTGTGCGTCAAGCAATGGAGGAATTACCCGGAGTGGAGCTGCAACCCCCGGAAGCTCAAGGTAAGTTTAAACTCAGCTACTTTATTGATGAAACCAAATCCTTAAGCTTTAAGGAAATCATGCGGCATTTGCGACGGCGTAGACTCCATGTTAAAGGAATTTACAGCCATAATATGTATCTTGATTTGTTACCTATCCGGGCTTCTAAAGGTGATGCTATTCGTTATTGTGCCTTGAAGTGGGGACTACCAATTAAACGATTCTTAGTAGCGGGTGCATCTGGTAATGATGAATCAATGCTATCTGGGAATACACTTGGTGTGATTGTGGGTAACTACAGCGCCGAACTAGAAAAGTTGCGTGGCTATCCACAAATTTACTTTGCCGAAGGAAATTATGCTTGGGGAATATTGGAAGCACTAGATAGTTATGACTTTTTTGGTACTCTGTCTAAAACAGAACCGGAAATGATGGCAGTTTAA
- a CDS encoding aspartate kinase, which translates to MALIVQKYGGTSVGSVERIQAVAQRVYNTVKAGNSVVVVVSAMGKTTDGLVKIANEISANPNRREMDMLLSTGEQVTIALVSMALQEIGQPAISMTGAQVGIVTEAEHTRARILHIETQRLSYHLAQDKVVVVAGFQGISSLRDMEITTLGRGGSDTSAVAIAAAIGANFCEIYTDVPGILTTDPRLVSQAQLMEEITCNEMLELASLGAKVLHPRAVEIARNYGVPLVVKSSWSDDPGTWVISPKPQGRSLVNLEIARPVDNVEFDTDQAKVALLRVPDKPGVAARLFGEISRQNVDVDLIIQSIHEGNSNDIAFTVTAPILKRAEAVAAAIAPALRNQSHPNSDEAEVMIEQNIAKVSIAGAGMIGRPGVAAKMFATLAEAQVNIQMISTSEVKVSCVVDATECDRAVAALRQAFEIEADNGQKEISPTPDSPTCTERSRSVPTPPPVRGVALDMNQARLAIRQVPDRPGMAAKLFGLLAQHNVSVDMIIQSQRCRIVDGVPKRDIAFTVSRIDGESTQKMLTQVASELGWGEVVLDNAIAKVSIVGAGMVGQPGIAAKMFEALAKHQINIQMIATSEIKISCVVAQEEGVKALQVIHAAFGLAGSEKVVIPA; encoded by the coding sequence ATGGCGCTTATAGTTCAAAAATACGGTGGTACATCTGTCGGTTCGGTAGAACGCATTCAAGCTGTTGCACAGCGTGTTTATAACACGGTTAAGGCGGGAAATTCTGTAGTTGTAGTGGTCTCGGCTATGGGTAAAACTACTGATGGACTGGTGAAAATAGCTAACGAAATTTCTGCAAATCCCAACCGCCGGGAAATGGATATGCTGCTTTCTACTGGTGAGCAAGTAACGATTGCTTTAGTCAGTATGGCTTTGCAAGAAATCGGACAGCCAGCTATTTCGATGACTGGCGCTCAAGTGGGAATTGTTACTGAAGCTGAACACACCCGCGCCCGGATTTTGCATATTGAAACCCAACGCCTCAGTTATCACCTGGCTCAAGATAAAGTGGTTGTAGTGGCAGGGTTTCAGGGGATATCTAGCCTCAGAGATATGGAAATTACGACTTTGGGTCGTGGGGGATCGGACACTTCTGCTGTGGCGATCGCTGCGGCAATTGGCGCAAACTTTTGTGAAATTTATACAGATGTACCAGGGATATTAACTACAGACCCCCGCTTGGTGTCCCAAGCGCAGTTAATGGAGGAAATTACCTGCAATGAAATGCTGGAACTGGCTAGTCTGGGGGCAAAAGTGTTACATCCCCGTGCTGTGGAAATTGCCCGCAACTATGGTGTTCCCCTGGTGGTGAAATCTAGTTGGTCAGATGATCCTGGGACTTGGGTAATATCACCGAAACCTCAAGGGCGATCGCTTGTTAACTTAGAAATTGCCCGTCCTGTAGATAATGTAGAATTTGACACCGACCAAGCAAAGGTGGCATTGTTGCGCGTACCGGATAAGCCAGGGGTCGCGGCGCGGTTATTTGGAGAAATATCTCGGCAAAATGTAGACGTAGATTTAATTATTCAGTCTATACATGAAGGTAATAGTAATGACATTGCTTTTACTGTCACAGCACCCATATTAAAACGCGCTGAAGCTGTAGCAGCAGCCATCGCCCCAGCTTTGAGAAATCAATCTCACCCCAATTCTGACGAAGCGGAAGTGATGATAGAACAAAATATTGCCAAAGTCAGCATCGCAGGGGCGGGAATGATTGGCCGTCCTGGGGTAGCGGCTAAAATGTTCGCTACTTTAGCAGAAGCACAAGTGAATATCCAAATGATTTCTACCAGTGAAGTCAAGGTAAGTTGTGTAGTAGATGCGACCGAATGCGATCGCGCCGTAGCTGCACTTCGTCAGGCTTTTGAAATTGAAGCAGACAACGGACAAAAGGAAATTTCCCCCACTCCCGACTCCCCAACTTGCACTGAGCGTAGCCGAAGTGTCCCAACTCCCCCCCCTGTGCGTGGTGTGGCGCTAGATATGAACCAAGCACGTCTCGCAATTCGTCAAGTTCCAGATCGTCCGGGGATGGCGGCGAAATTGTTTGGACTATTAGCACAGCACAATGTCAGTGTTGACATGATTATTCAATCACAGCGCTGTCGCATCGTGGACGGTGTTCCCAAACGAGATATTGCTTTTACCGTCTCGCGGATAGATGGAGAAAGCACACAGAAAATGCTAACTCAAGTCGCGTCCGAATTAGGATGGGGTGAAGTTGTCTTAGATAATGCGATCGCTAAGGTTAGTATTGTGGGTGCTGGGATGGTCGGACAACCAGGTATTGCGGCTAAAATGTTTGAGGCTTTAGCAAAACATCAAATCAATATTCAAATGATTGCTACCTCAGAAATCAAAATTAGCTGTGTCGTAGCACAAGAAGAAGGGGTGAAAGCTTTGCAAGTGATTCACGCCGCCTTTGGGTTAGCTGGTAGCGAAAAAGTTGTAATCCCAGCTTAA
- a CDS encoding serine/threonine-protein kinase: MNGQILDARYQILKVLNVEEVVQTYLVEDAMLPGSQLVIKQLHPGSDNLQQLTILRGLFADEAKKLKQLGEENHQIQNLVNYFEYNQEFYIVQEYIIGNNLTTEICLGKAVEEERVITVLSEVLEVLVFVHSRGIIHQDIKPANIIRRESDKKLVLVDFGAVQEVVTTIVGNLEYVPVEQLRGEPQYNSDIYALGIVAIAALIGLPANEISRLQNQKSLLTGEIIWRTKNIKVSKELGKIIDKMVRFDYRKRYQSGTEVLNDLQQLKTHQYTQPKQLQPKLWFILAGIISFLGLVTATWWFQSRQTVVNEVNFEQLYQEGLRKYQAGDYQAAIEDFTQAIALDSENALAYNKRGNAFYQLGDYPQAKADTSKAIELNPQNANAYYDRGFSLYELGKYKEAISDYTKVLELNPGNAYAYYGRGLALVKMGEDKEANEDFSTAIRLKPNYIEAYLQRGILRRRLRIYNTAIEDFDAIISINADDARPYYQKGLIHASNNQKYAAISEYTQAINRNPNYAVAYLQRGDMQSELGYKLEANEDYNTVLKLNPQWGAGYNHRGIHRFSFGNYQGAIEDHTKAIELNSQAAAAYNNRGNANLQLGNVKAANEDYTQAIAINSKYGLAYYNRGVTRTKQGNIQGAIADFQQAVNLFRQSGERKSLQDAQKELNLLLNR; the protein is encoded by the coding sequence ATGAATGGTCAAATTTTGGATGCACGTTATCAAATACTCAAAGTTCTGAATGTAGAGGAGGTGGTACAAACCTATTTAGTGGAAGATGCTATGCTTCCAGGTAGCCAATTGGTAATCAAGCAGCTACATCCTGGTAGTGATAATCTCCAACAGTTAACAATACTGCGAGGGTTATTTGCAGATGAGGCAAAAAAGTTAAAGCAGCTAGGAGAAGAAAACCACCAAATCCAAAATTTAGTTAATTATTTTGAATATAATCAAGAATTTTATATAGTTCAAGAATACATTATTGGTAATAACTTAACTACAGAAATTTGCCTGGGAAAAGCTGTAGAAGAAGAACGGGTAATTACTGTTTTATCAGAAGTGTTAGAAGTTTTGGTATTTGTTCATAGTCGGGGAATAATTCACCAGGATATTAAACCAGCAAATATCATTCGTCGAGAGTCAGATAAAAAGTTAGTTTTGGTTGACTTTGGCGCTGTTCAGGAAGTTGTCACGACTATTGTTGGTAATCTGGAATATGTACCAGTGGAACAATTGCGCGGTGAACCTCAGTATAACAGTGATATATACGCTTTAGGAATAGTTGCGATCGCCGCACTGATCGGTTTACCTGCTAACGAAATATCTCGGTTACAAAATCAAAAAAGTCTCCTGACTGGCGAAATTATTTGGCGTACTAAAAATATAAAAGTCAGTAAAGAACTAGGAAAAATTATTGATAAAATGGTGCGCTTTGACTACCGCAAGCGCTACCAATCTGGAACTGAAGTTTTAAACGATTTACAACAGTTGAAAACTCATCAATATACTCAACCAAAACAGCTTCAGCCGAAACTTTGGTTCATTTTAGCGGGGATAATTAGTTTTTTAGGGCTGGTGACAGCAACATGGTGGTTTCAATCAAGACAAACTGTAGTTAATGAAGTTAATTTTGAGCAATTATATCAGGAGGGATTAAGGAAATATCAAGCAGGAGATTATCAAGCCGCAATTGAGGATTTTACTCAGGCGATCGCACTTGATTCAGAAAATGCTTTGGCTTATAATAAACGAGGTAATGCCTTTTACCAGTTAGGAGACTATCCCCAAGCAAAGGCAGATACGAGTAAAGCAATTGAGTTAAATCCTCAAAATGCCAATGCTTATTATGACCGAGGATTTTCTTTATATGAATTAGGCAAATACAAAGAAGCAATTTCTGATTATACCAAAGTTCTGGAATTAAATCCTGGTAATGCTTACGCTTATTATGGGCGGGGTTTAGCCTTGGTGAAGATGGGGGAGGATAAAGAGGCTAATGAAGATTTTAGCACAGCTATCAGACTGAAACCTAATTATATTGAAGCTTATTTACAACGGGGTATTCTCCGCCGTCGCCTGAGAATTTACAACACAGCAATAGAGGATTTTGATGCTATAATTAGTATTAATGCGGATGATGCTAGACCTTATTATCAAAAAGGTTTAATTCACGCTAGCAATAATCAAAAGTATGCAGCCATTAGCGAATATACTCAAGCAATTAACCGCAATCCTAATTATGCAGTAGCTTATTTGCAAAGGGGTGATATGCAGAGTGAATTGGGGTATAAATTAGAAGCTAATGAAGATTATAACACAGTTTTAAAACTAAATCCTCAATGGGGGGCGGGTTATAATCACAGAGGTATTCATCGTTTTTCCTTTGGAAATTACCAAGGCGCAATTGAAGATCATACCAAAGCGATTGAACTCAATTCTCAGGCTGCTGCGGCTTACAATAACCGTGGTAATGCTAATCTGCAACTGGGAAATGTCAAAGCTGCTAATGAAGATTACACTCAGGCGATCGCCATTAATTCTAAATATGGTTTAGCTTATTATAACAGAGGTGTGACTCGCACGAAACAGGGAAATATACAAGGTGCGATCGCAGATTTTCAACAAGCTGTAAATCTCTTCCGACAAAGTGGGGAAAGAAAGAGTCTTCAAGATGCACAGAAAGAACTTAATTTATTACTAAATAGGTGA
- a CDS encoding tetratricopeptide repeat protein yields the protein MDWKTILKAQQTDFIARLETGDLLHCDKEGKHSELTVISGERLKQLRKFCWRMTNKFKQNSDVEITFLNNMKGKLGEEVVKTRLGDFVTEVDYEKRIGGDRKVDFTLTSDSSVGIQVKARHGNFDQIQWFISQEEIEKNAVLVCILIQEEVSEAQPQYNLILAGFLPTDMITVAGGKASVGINELLYAGGLRGYLDDLIPSKVDEYIKLAEECFNKKDYKGVIAHYNQALQLKSNNANAYKNRGNAHYYLEDKQGAIDDYTQAIKIDPNYADAYYNRGLAYSILGLKQRAIKDFNTAAYLYIKSGNETFDQNAMKEIDDNTDI from the coding sequence ATGGACTGGAAAACAATACTTAAAGCACAACAGACAGATTTTATCGCCAGACTTGAAACTGGTGATTTACTACATTGTGACAAAGAAGGAAAGCATAGTGAGTTAACTGTCATCTCCGGTGAGAGGTTAAAGCAATTACGGAAATTTTGTTGGCGGATGACTAATAAATTTAAACAAAATTCCGATGTTGAAATTACTTTTCTCAACAACATGAAGGGAAAACTGGGTGAGGAAGTTGTCAAAACCCGTTTAGGTGACTTTGTAACTGAGGTTGACTATGAAAAACGCATTGGTGGAGATAGAAAAGTTGATTTCACCTTAACTTCTGATTCATCTGTTGGTATTCAGGTTAAAGCTCGTCATGGCAATTTTGATCAAATTCAATGGTTTATTAGCCAAGAAGAAATTGAAAAAAATGCCGTTCTGGTTTGTATTTTAATTCAAGAGGAAGTGAGCGAAGCACAGCCTCAATATAATCTTATTTTAGCGGGTTTTCTACCAACTGATATGATTACTGTGGCTGGTGGTAAAGCTTCAGTGGGAATAAATGAATTGCTTTATGCTGGCGGTTTACGTGGCTATTTAGATGATTTGATACCTTCCAAGGTTGATGAATATATCAAGTTGGCTGAGGAATGCTTTAATAAAAAAGATTATAAAGGTGTGATCGCTCATTATAATCAAGCATTACAACTAAAATCGAACAATGCTAATGCTTACAAAAATCGGGGGAATGCTCACTATTACTTGGAGGATAAGCAGGGTGCAATTGATGATTATACCCAAGCTATCAAAATTGATCCCAATTATGCTGATGCTTACTATAACCGGGGGCTTGCTTACTCTATTTTAGGATTGAAGCAACGTGCAATTAAAGATTTTAACACTGCTGCATATTTATATATAAAATCAGGCAATGAAACATTTGATCAAAATGCTATGAAGGAAATAGATGATAACACTGATATTTAA
- a CDS encoding Uma2 family endonuclease: MYQTDPPLSPQEVLPTMYDLMSEDPKEPGLPDHFHLLQPRLLDESFNSPSYPSDKIFTASDMNLYYDPHHPTWYKRPDWFVAVDVSPLYKNGDLRLSYVVWQEGISPFIIVELLSPGTEKEDLGQTLRDVAKPPTKWEVYEKILRIPYYAIFDRYKYEFRIFKLDGGRYAEVILSDSRFWIPEIELGLGVWEGSYHNIQQPWLRWYDSTGNWVLTPTEAERRQKERLIEQLRALGVEPDLE, translated from the coding sequence ATGTATCAAACTGATCCGCCCCTTTCTCCCCAAGAAGTTTTACCCACAATGTATGATCTCATGAGTGAAGATCCAAAGGAACCTGGTTTGCCTGATCATTTTCATTTATTACAACCACGCTTGTTAGACGAAAGTTTTAACTCGCCTAGTTATCCTAGCGACAAGATATTTACTGCTAGTGATATGAATCTTTATTATGACCCCCATCATCCGACATGGTACAAAAGACCAGATTGGTTTGTGGCTGTGGATGTTTCGCCGCTTTATAAAAATGGTGATTTACGGCTGAGTTATGTAGTTTGGCAAGAGGGAATTAGTCCGTTTATTATTGTAGAATTACTCTCACCTGGAACTGAAAAGGAAGACTTAGGACAGACTTTGCGAGATGTGGCAAAACCGCCGACAAAATGGGAAGTCTATGAAAAGATTTTAAGGATTCCTTATTATGCTATTTTTGACCGTTATAAATATGAATTTAGAATATTTAAATTAGATGGCGGTCGTTATGCGGAAGTTATTTTATCAGATTCCCGTTTTTGGATTCCAGAAATAGAGTTAGGTTTGGGTGTTTGGGAAGGAAGTTATCATAATATTCAGCAGCCTTGGTTACGTTGGTATGATAGTACAGGTAATTGGGTTTTGACTCCCACGGAAGCGGAAAGGCGACAAAAAGAACGGTTGATTGAACAATTGCGGGCTTTGGGTGTAGAACCTGATTTAGAGTGA